The Imtechella halotolerans DNA window CTTAATTGGGTATTACATCTTAAATGCTACAGTTTGTAATGATAACATTTAAAAATGAAAATCAACCAAGCACATATCATCATTGAAAAGGGTGTGAAATTTAAAATTGGTACTCCAAAAGAAGGAAATATAAAATATGATTTCGACAAAATTATTGTTTACTTGGAAGCAAAAGGTAAACGGATATACGGCAATAAATTCAAAATTTATAAAGCTGACCACCCATTAATTTTCAAACTATGTTGCTATTTTATTAAAGACCCCTTCAATTGTAAAAAATTTGGAATAGATATTAATAAGGGTATCCTCTTAAGTGGGCCAGTTGGATGTGGCAAAACAAGTCTAATGAAATTACTGAGGTATATAGTACCTCATATTCCTCATTATGAAGTAATCCCCACAAAAAATATTGTTTTTGGATTTAACAATATTGGATTCAAAATTATCGAAGCATATAATGATAAACTGGTGTATTGCTTTGATGATTTAGGTACCGAAACAACAGGTAGACATTTTACAAATGTTTGCAATGTAATGAGTGACATTCTACTAGCTCGTCATAAATCCCTTATTAACCATCAAATACTTACCCATGCTACCACTAACTTCAATTCTAATGAACTCAAAGAACATTATGGAAGCGATTTGCACTCGAAAATGCAAGAATTATTTAACTACATTTCATTTAAAAAGGGTGCTAAAAACAAACATAGGTGATTTTAATCACGATCCCATAAGACATATAAACCTTTATAACTGGAATTAAACTTCAAGATCGCTAATGAGTTGCATAACAAAATTAAAACTTCAATTAAAGATCTAATGACAATCTTAAGTCCATGGCTTAAAAAGCCGAGATTGACAAAAAAATAACCATGCATATTGCAAGACATAGCTTTGGAAATATAGCCGGGATAATATTCAACCTCATATGCTACAAAAACTTTATCGTCATAGCGATTTAAAATCCACATTGAATTATCAAGCTAATTTTATTCACAGGGAAGCTGATGATGCCTTGGATAGGGTAATTAATTTTTAACCTATTAAATCTTTAAAATTTTCTCTATTTATTACTTCTATTTCAGCGTTATATGCATCCATAAAGTTCCTATATTTTTTAACTTTTGCCTTAGGACTTCACTTAAATTCATATCCCGTAATTACCCCTGAGTTTTCCTCTACGTAATCAATTTCTTGCTGTTGCTTGGTTCTCCAGAAATACTGTGTAGCTCTGGTTTTGTTATAAGCTATTTTTTTTCGATAAATTAATGTCTGTATATTGATATTTAACTAAAAAAAATGAATTTCAGTTACTATAAATTGCTTTCAGATTCCTATTTCAGGTGCTATAACTATATAATTTATCATATAATAATTGGACTAGCAACAAAAACAGGACGGTATAAAATTCGAATTACAGTACCTACCAATAACGGCCCCCAAAGTTCCAGTCATTTTGCCTAAATCCACACAAGAGGGCATGCTATTTTTGCGAAAACGGGTCAATTATCACAAATAATAACCTATAAAAAGCAAAGAACTGTACAATGGCCTAAAAACAAAAAGGCCTCCATAAAATCCACCTTAAGCCTAAACTATACTAAAATTGCTGGTAGTCTAAGTAGTTATTGCTTTACTAAAAATTTAGTGACCAACTTATTTAATGTTTTAGGTTGCTCAAAGGGAATATAATGAGATGCGTTTAAAATGATTTCGAGTTCAGAATGATTTATTGATTCATGAATTAATTTGGTATGCTCTTCTTTGATGACATCCTCACTCCCTGCTAGAATTAAAACGGGATTTTTTATTTTTTCGAGTTCACTTGTTGTAAGGTTGGGATGATTTAGCATTAATCGTAATAGTCGTTGGTTTCCTTTTTGTTCAGATAGTTGATCTTGGAAAATTTTGATTAAATCATCTTTGACACCTTCTGGATGTATGTTTGCTCCAATGGTAATAAGTTTATTTACAAGTTCTGGATGCTTAAGACTAAACATCAATCCTGTATTTCCACCATCGCTCCAACCCAATATATTTACATTTTTTAGATCAAGTTGTTGTATTACTTTATGTAGGTCATTAGCGAATAATTCATAGCTATAATCAGACGTTGTAAAATCAGTACTTCTCCCTTGTCCTCTTGTATCTATCGCGATTACTTTGAAATGTTTAGCCAAAGCTGGTATTTGTTGGTAAAAGTCAGAGATACTACCATTATTTCCGTGAAGTAAAAGTAATGGTTCTCCTTTCCCATAAGTTTCGTAATATATTTTAGCATCACCGATATCTATGTATTTCCCATTTTTATTTTTCCCATAATTAGTTTTTAATGATTTCTCCTTATGTGTGTAATAGTTTATTAGGGATTGCATCTGGGGATCATTTGAAGGTTGCATTTGGTTGTCAAGTATTTCCTCTTCCTCCGTATTTTTATCATAGGAGATATCCAGGTTAGCTATGAATACACCCTTACTTTTTTCCCACTTTCCTTGGTTTTGGTAACGAAATAACAAATCATCAGAAATTGATTTTTTGGCCGATATTCCAAAAACAAAATCCACTCCCTCCAGAGGCTTATAATCGACTAATTGCAAGGTGACCGCTATCTGTTTCAAATTATTAAAAATTAAGTGGTAAGCGGTTAAATCTACCAATTGCCATCCAGTATTGTTTGTTTTATAAATGATGTTTTCTGAAAGCAGTACTTTGTCTGGAATGTGATCATTAATGTTGTATATATTTAATTTTAAGGTGATTTCTTTAAATTTAGAACTTGGAATTATATGAAAATTATAGGATTTTAATTTCGTTTTTTGATACACATTGAAAATAGTCCCTTGCTCAATAGTTGGTATATTTTGGTCAAACATTTTAGAGAAGGTAAGCATAGGTTTTGATTTCTGTCCAATCACCTTTTCTTTCATCTTCTTTGCATTAATAACCACAGGGTCCAGTGAAATAGCATTGTACTCTAAAATAACCGTTGAGTTCTCTATTAATTGATCGCTACTTTTAATCAAATCCTTATAACCAATACTGCTGAAAACAATGTCATCCTTGGTCTTAAAGGGAATACGAAGCGTATAGTTCCCATTTTCATCTGAGATGGTGCCAATAGTGGAGTTTTTTATTCCAATTGAGCAATAGGCAACAGGTTCATTGTCTTCATTGACCACTTTTCCGTAAATAGAGTTTTGAGCGATACTGTTACATGTAATGAAAAGGGCCATTAAATAGCATAATTTGTACATAAGGTATAATTTAATAGACTAGACGACCTATTAAATAGGAAAGTTGCCCACAACCGAAAATAGTAACTATTAATTATGGTTTTTGCGTTGATTCCCTGTAGGGGTGGAGGAAAAGGTGGTACATCCAGAATCTTTTTATTTAACCCCTTAAACGAGTAAAACCCCGTTCACAGTGAAACTGCTCCCGAGGTTTTACCAACTAACCAACCAAAAACTATTATGAAATTTTTCTATTTACTTATTGTTTACACACGTCCTTTAGTGTTTCGAATACGTCCCCATCTATCAGTGTGTACAGATAAATCTCCAACTCTGTTTAGATTACCGAATTTGTTGTAACGCATACTTACTGATCCGGCTCTGGTGATACGTCCGTATCTATCGTATTGTATCCATACATCACCTACACGGGTTAACATTCCATTTCGGTCATAGGCTATTTGAGCTCCATAGGTATGCATACGATTGTTTTTAGACGGAGCGCTGTATTGAACACGGATATTAGGGGTAATTAAGGTAGCATTTACAGATCCTCTTCGCCCATATCGTTGTACAGTACGTGCATCATATTCAAAAGTTCCATCTGTATACACATAGAAAGCAACGCCACGCTCTACAAAGTAGATGTATTCTTGCGATTTATGTTTGGCATTTTCATAAGCAGAAATTGCCATATCGCTTTGCTTGTTGTTTGCCAGCGCAGAGGTTACTGCTACGAATAATCCAACTGCTAATAATGTTACTTTTTTCATATGTTTCATTTTTTAGTTATTACTTTCAAAGGTCAAAGCTCTTTGATAGTATTCCATTCTTTTAGAAACTTCCGCTTGTACTTCTGTTTCTTGCTTAGTAAGTTTCAAACCCCGTGCCAAAAAGATACTATGCGTGCATAATTTTTATAAATAACTGTAAATCAGTTTTATATTTTTTAATTTCATACTATTTGGGATAAATAAAGAGTAGGAGCTGTCTATATTTGTTTGAGATAAAATGTTTATTTTTCGTTAATATGTCACAAGCTTGGGCCGGTTAAACTGCATAATTAGCGGTTAGTTCTTACATTTGTGTAGTAGCTTATCAAAGACCTTAAAATGGATAAAACAATTTTAATCACGGGTGGTGCAGGGTTTATAGGATCTCATGTGGTACGAAGGTTTGTAACCAACTACCCCGAATATCATATCTTTAACCTTGATCTGCTTACCTATGCGGGGAATTTAGAGAACTTAACGGATGTATCTAAAGCCCCAAACTACACCTTTGTAAAAGGAGACATTACGGATCCTACCCAAGTGGATGCGCTCTTTAAGAAATATCAATTTGATGCCGTCATTCATTTGGCTGCGGAGTCCCATGTAGATCGTTCTATTTCAGATCCACTTGCTTTTGCCAAAACAAATATATTGGGAACCATGGTCCTTCTTAATGCCTGTAAAACCTTATGGAATGGTTCACAAGAAGGAAAACGTTTTTACCATATTAGTACAGATGAAGTGTTTGGAAGCTTAGGAAATGAAGGATTCTTTACAGAAGAAACCTCTTATAGTCCTAATTCTCCGTATTCTGCCAGTAAAGCAGCTTCAGATCATTTTGTAAGAGCCTATGGAGAGACCTATAAACTGCCTTATGTTATTAGTAATTGTTCTAATAACTATGGACCGAATCAGTTTCCTGAGAAATTGATTCCATTATTTATCAATAACTGTATTCAAGGTAAACCACTACCCATCTATGGCGATGGAAACTATACCAGAGACTGGTTGTATGTAGTGGATCACGCCACAGCCATAGATACTATTTTTCATAAGGGGAAATTAGGAGAAACCTATGCTGTTGGAGGACATAATGAATGGACTAATATGGCGTTAACAAAGTTATTGTGTAAATTAATGGATGCCAAACTTGGACATGAAGAAGGCACTTCAGAAAAGTTAATTACTTTTGTAAAAGACCGTCCAGGACATGATTTAAGATACGCTATTGATGCGACTAAAATTAAAGAAGACTTAGGATGGAACCCTGAAGTTACCTTTGAGGAAGGTTTGGATAAAACCATTGATTGGTACTTATCCAATAAGACCTGGTTAGAAGGGGTTACTTCGGGAGCATATCAAACCTATTATCAACAACATTACTCGTAATCCGGTATTCATGCAGATAGAGAAAACGCCTTTGGCGGATTGTTATATTATTAAACCACAGGTACATCATGATCATCGTGGTTATTTCTTTGAGAGTTTCAATGCCTTGAAATTTAAAGAACTAACCGGGATTACTACTGATTTTGTACAGGATAATCAATCCTTTTCAAGCTATGGTGTTGTTAGAGCCTTACATGCGCAACGTGCCCCGTATGCACAGGCAAAACTAGTACGTGTATTGCAAGGGGAGGTATTGGATATAGCCGTGGATGCACGACTGGATTCTCCCACCTTTGGACAGCATTTTGCCATCCATCTCAGCGCTGAAAACCAGCTTCAATTATTTATACCCCGTGGTTTTTTACATGGGTATATCACCCTGTCTAAGACGTCTGTATTTTTCTATAAATGTGATCAATTCTATCATAAACAGGCCGAGTGCGGTGTGATGTATAATGATAGTGATCTGGGAATAGACTGGAAAGTACCACCAGCTGATCGTATTCTTTCCGAAAAAGACCTTGTATTACCAAGATTTAATGAAGTATATAAAAAGACGCTATAATGGAGAAAGTGTTGGTGTTTGGAGCAAAAGGCCAGTTGGGAAGCTGCCTGCAGGATGCAATACAGGGAAGCCCGTGGCAATCTCAAACTGTTTTTTATGACTCTTCAGCCTGTGATGTCACCAAAGAAGAGGATCTTACCAAAGCCTTTAAAGAGGTAGCACCAACCTATGTGATTAACTGTGCCGCCTATACAGCGGTGGATAAGGCAGAGGAGGAGACTCTAAAGGCCTTTGAGGTAAATGCTAAGGCACCTGAGTGTATGGCCAGACTTTGTCGTGAGTACAACACGGTGCTTATCCATATCTCTACTGACTTTGTATTTGATGGCCATCAGGATATGCCTTATAAAGAGGAAGTGATTCCAAATCCACTAAACGTTTATGGAACTTCCAAATGGGAAGGGGAGCAGCGTATTTCAAGTACATGGCATAAACATTATATTATTAGAACCAGTTGGTTGTATTCTATATATCCTCCCAACTTTGTACATTCCGTATTAAGATTGGCAAAGGAAAGAAACAAACTAACTGTAGTAGCTGATCAACAAGGGATACCTACCTATGCTCCAGATTTGGCAGCCATGCTCTTGTTAGTATTAGAAAGCAAACACCTGCCCTTTGGTATCTATCATTATGCCAATAAGGGCATTGCCTCTTGGTATACTTTTGCTACTGCTATTTTAAAGATGGCGGGTAGTAACATTCCTGTGACCCCCATTACTTCAGAACAGTTTCCTGCAAAAGCCATTCGACCCAAGTACTCCGTATTGGACACTAGCAAAATAGAATCAGAGTTAGCACTTACCATTCCAAACTGGGAAGTGAGCTTGAAGAGGTGTATGGATAGACTAAAAGAGTCTTTAAATTAATAGCGCAAATGGCAATGCTATATAAACAATAGTAGCATTACCTAATAAGCGTGTACTTCTTTACACCGCACGTTTCAGACAATCTTTTAAATAGCTGTAGGCTCTAGTAATATGGCCTTCTACAGTTTTTATGGATACACCAAGCTTTTCAGCCACTAATTGATACTTCAATCCAACTATTTTGTTTTGGACAAATACTTCTTTACATTTTTCAGGAAGCGCCTCAATACACTGATTTAGTTTGGTGAGCTTATCAGATTTAATGCTTGGATCGGTCTCTACAGCCAGCATTACAGCCGTATGGTAATAGGAGGAGAGCATTTTATCATTTCTTTTCTCCATTCGGTATTTCTCCATTAATTGATTGTAGGCAGCTTTGTATAAATAGGAGTTCAGAGAAGATTGTATGGATAAGGTATGCCGCTTATTCCAAAGATCAATAAAGATGTCTTGAACGGAATCTTCAATCTTTTCTTTATCGCTGGAGTAACTCATCAAATAGATGCATAGCCTCTCATAGTACTCCTGGTAGAGTAACTCGAAGGCACTTTTATCACCTTTTTTTATACGCTCAATTATGATATCCTTTACTTTCAGAACAAAAAAATAACTAAATAGTAATACAAAATTCAAAAATAATTAAAATATAGTAGAGGGTATTCATTAAGTTTTACTACTTATACTAAAAAATAAAGATTGTGGATAATCGTCGAGCAGATACACTTATTTATAAACTCATCCAAAATACCCTTGATAAAGATGAGTCTAAGGACCTCTATGAGTGGTTACAAAATGAAGATAATTTGAATTATTTTAATGAATTTGTAGAAGTCAATCACCTTACGAATTCCTTAGCGAGTTATCCTTATAAAGATTCTTTGTCTGAGGTGTTAACCAAATTGGATACGGAAAATAGGAAAACCTCTTTTAAGCCCTATTATAAATATGCTATTGCCTCTGCCATGGTACTATTGTTTGGATTGATGTATTTCCTAAATAGAGATGATCTTAAAATAGATGCTAATCAACTAGTAACTAGTCCTATTCAAATAGGGACTGACAAGGCTATTTTGACCTTGGAAGATGGTAGTGAGGTAGCCTTGGAGAAAGGAAAAGACTTTAAAACAACTACAGCTAATAGCGATGGCGAAAAAATAGTATATCAGGATGATAGTAGTGAATCGGCAGCTGTAGTATATAACAGCCTAACCGTACCTAGAGGAGGTCAGTATACCATTGAATTAGCAGATGGAACCAAGGTGTGGTTAAATTCAGATACCAAATTAAAGTACCCGACTAGTTTTGTCGATGGAAAATCAAGAGAAGTATTCCTGGAATACGGTGAAGCCTTTTTTATAGTTTCTCCTAGTTCAGCGCATCAAGGAGCCCCGTTTAAGGTACTTTCATCCAAGCAGGTAATTGAAGTGGTAGGAACTGAATTTAACATAAGGGATTATAGGGATGAAGATGCAACACTAACAACTCTGGCAGAAGGTAAAATCAAAATTTTGAATGAAAGAGACTCCTTAGTATTAAGCCCTGGTCAGCAGGCTAAAATTCAGAATAACCAAGCTACCTTCAATGTGTCTGATGTAGAGGTAGCTCCAGTAATAGGATGGGTGGAAGGTACTTTTAGTTTTAAAAAGGAATCACTAGAGGATATTGCAAAGTCTCTGGGTAGATGGTATGATGTCAATGTTGTAATTCAAAACAAGAAACTTTTACAAGTGACCTTCTCCGGTGTCATAAAAAAGAGCACCAAAATTGAAGTTGTTTTGGAAACTATTGTAAACTCAAGTGATGTAGAAGTATATGAAATTAAAGGTAAAACGGTTTACCTAAAATAAAAAGGGGAGGAAGGTACATATTTGGCGGTATCACCTTCTCCCCTTGAATACCATTAATCAATTAAATCATTGTCTAACTAATTAACTGAAACAAATTTATGAAGAATAAGTTAATGATGGCTTCTTTCCTTTTGGAAAGCGAGCTTCTGAAAATTATTATGAAAACCTTCCTTTTTCTATTCAGTACGGTCGTTTTTGGATTAACACCAATTAATGCATTAACACAAAATGCTAAAGTTTTTATTAAAGAAAACAACACCTTAAGTGTTGATGAAATTTTCGATCTCATCAAAAGCCAGACAGAATACACCTTTGTGTATCAGGATGGCCTATTTGACGGCCTACCAAAAGTACAACTTGAAAAAGGGACTATCCGTACCAAGGACCTTCTGGATAAGGCCTTGTTAAAAGGAAATTATCTGTTTGACCAGCAGAACAACATTATCCAACTTACTAAGTCCTCGGAAGAATTAAATGCAGCCTTTCAACGAATAATTACGGGTAAGGTAACGGATTCACAAGGAATCGGTATTCCGGGAGTAAATGTGATTAACGGACAACAAGGAACCGCCACCGATATGGATGGAAATTTCGTTGTAAATGCGAAGCAAGGAGATGTGTTAGTCTTTAGCTTTATTGGTTTTACAACTCAAAAAATCACTGTTGGAGACCAAGCTACCATCAATGTGATTTTAGCAGAAGAAATAGCAGCTCTTGATGAGGTTGTTTTACTTGGGTATGGTAAAACATCTAATGAGCAAATGACTGGAGCCGCCACCAAGATTGATACCAAGACCTTATATACCACTCAAAATGTATCCTATGCAGATGCCTTAATAGGTATTGTTCCTGGCCTTTTAGTTCAGGAAAGTTTCAACAACCCTGATACCCCGCCATCCATTCTTTTAAGAGGAGTAGGTTCCATAAATGCAGATACGGAACCCCTAATTGTTATTGACGGTATTCAAATGCCACAAGGTTTTAGCTCTTCTGCTATAAATGTAGCCGATGTCGATGGGATTACCATACTTAAGGATGCGGCAGCTACTTCTATCTATGGATCACGTGGGGCTAATGGAGTCATCCTTGTAACTACCAAAAGAGGAGTTAAAAACAACAAGTTACAAGTCAATTTTAATACCAGAGTTGGATTTAGAAACACCAATACTTCGTTTACAAAGGATCTAATGAACACTTCTCAGAAACTTGATTATGAGGAATCCTTAGGTTTTTATGCTTCTAATCCAGCCTTATTAGAAGAAAGAAGAAATTCAGGAAATCAAGTCAATTGGGCCGATATCCTCATAGGGGATGAAATAAATCAATCGCATGATATTTCCTTTATGGGTGGAGGAGAAAAGTCTAGTTATTATTCATCGATTTCTTATAATAAAGTAGATAATATTTTTGATACTAAATACCAGCGTTATACGGCCACCATGCGTGCTGATTATGAGTTTAGTGAAAAGTTAAAGTTGGAGGTTTCTGGAAACTTCGGAAACGTTAACAATAAGGATAGACGTGGTGTTGGAAGCCCGTTTTCCAATTCCTTCTTATTAAATCCATGGGAAAACGTATTTGATGAATCTGGAAACCCTTTAAGAACACTAGTGTTTAGTGATGGTTTTGGGATTCCCTATAACCCCCTATTTATAAGAGAAAATACCCAGGTTAATTCCGTTAGAAAAAACATAGGAGGAGGGGTTAACCTTGTTTATAAACCTTTGGATTGGTTGTCTTTTAATGGTGTTATAGGTGCAAATTATAATAACTATGATAATTTAAGGTATGAAAATGTCATTGTAGAAGGAGGTAAGTTAACGGTTGGTAAAGGAAGTAATAGTAACTATACCGCCACTTTTATGGCTACAGTAGATAAGATGATTCATAAGCATGGGGTCAATATTGTGGTAGGTCATGAAGTTAATGAGAACAAGTCCTCAAGTTTGTCTGGTACCGCTAATGGATTTCGATCTGATGCGGTGAAGTTACTAAGTGCAGCCACCAACGCACCTACCTTATTTGAAGGGAAATCACATTCTGGATCGTTATCGTATTTTTCAAGATTGAATTACTCTTTTGATCGAACTTATAACTTGTCATTATCGTTTAGAAGAGACGGTTCATCTAAGTTTGGAGACAATAATAAGTATGCTAATTTTTGGGCATTGGGAGCCTCATGGAACCTTCATAGAGATTTCTTTAAGGATTCTAAATCACTCAGTAATTTAAAGGCAAGGTTTAGTATCGGTACCTCCGGAAATGATTTTATTGGTGATTTTGCCTCACAATCCCTGTATCAGTTCAGAATCAATTACAATGGCGTTAATACGCCTACCCTTTCAAGAGGAGAAAATGCTTTTTTAACCTGGGAAAAGAGTAATAGTACCAATGTAGGATTGGATGTTGGATTCTTTAAAAACAGAGTGACTGCCAGTGTAGATTACTATGTACGAACAACAAAGGATTTATTGAACGATGTGCCCATTCCGCTTACTTCAGGTTTTGGAACACTTGTATCAAATATTGGAGAGTTTGAAAATAAAGGGGTTGAAGTAGCTGTGAGTGCTACAACAATAGAAAATCAGGATTTTTCTTGGAACACCACCCTTAATTTCTCTAGCAACAAAGGCAAGGTTATATCCCTGACCGAGGATAGAAACCTCATTTTAAGGGGAGATATTGCCTATAAGGAAGGCAGCCCAATCAAT harbors:
- a CDS encoding ATPase, coding for MKINQAHIIIEKGVKFKIGTPKEGNIKYDFDKIIVYLEAKGKRIYGNKFKIYKADHPLIFKLCCYFIKDPFNCKKFGIDINKGILLSGPVGCGKTSLMKLLRYIVPHIPHYEVIPTKNIVFGFNNIGFKIIEAYNDKLVYCFDDLGTETTGRHFTNVCNVMSDILLARHKSLINHQILTHATTNFNSNELKEHYGSDLHSKMQELFNYISFKKGAKNKHR
- a CDS encoding DUF4143 domain-containing protein; translated protein: MNIQTLIYRKKIAYNKTRATQYFWRTKQQQEIDYVEENSGVITGYEFK
- a CDS encoding alpha/beta fold hydrolase produces the protein MYKLCYLMALFITCNSIAQNSIYGKVVNEDNEPVAYCSIGIKNSTIGTISDENGNYTLRIPFKTKDDIVFSSIGYKDLIKSSDQLIENSTVILEYNAISLDPVVINAKKMKEKVIGQKSKPMLTFSKMFDQNIPTIEQGTIFNVYQKTKLKSYNFHIIPSSKFKEITLKLNIYNINDHIPDKVLLSENIIYKTNNTGWQLVDLTAYHLIFNNLKQIAVTLQLVDYKPLEGVDFVFGISAKKSISDDLLFRYQNQGKWEKSKGVFIANLDISYDKNTEEEEILDNQMQPSNDPQMQSLINYYTHKEKSLKTNYGKNKNGKYIDIGDAKIYYETYGKGEPLLLLHGNNGSISDFYQQIPALAKHFKVIAIDTRGQGRSTDFTTSDYSYELFANDLHKVIQQLDLKNVNILGWSDGGNTGLMFSLKHPELVNKLITIGANIHPEGVKDDLIKIFQDQLSEQKGNQRLLRLMLNHPNLTTSELEKIKNPVLILAGSEDVIKEEHTKLIHESINHSELEIILNASHYIPFEQPKTLNKLVTKFLVKQ
- the rfbB gene encoding dTDP-glucose 4,6-dehydratase, with product MDKTILITGGAGFIGSHVVRRFVTNYPEYHIFNLDLLTYAGNLENLTDVSKAPNYTFVKGDITDPTQVDALFKKYQFDAVIHLAAESHVDRSISDPLAFAKTNILGTMVLLNACKTLWNGSQEGKRFYHISTDEVFGSLGNEGFFTEETSYSPNSPYSASKAASDHFVRAYGETYKLPYVISNCSNNYGPNQFPEKLIPLFINNCIQGKPLPIYGDGNYTRDWLYVVDHATAIDTIFHKGKLGETYAVGGHNEWTNMALTKLLCKLMDAKLGHEEGTSEKLITFVKDRPGHDLRYAIDATKIKEDLGWNPEVTFEEGLDKTIDWYLSNKTWLEGVTSGAYQTYYQQHYS
- the rfbC gene encoding dTDP-4-dehydrorhamnose 3,5-epimerase, with product MQIEKTPLADCYIIKPQVHHDHRGYFFESFNALKFKELTGITTDFVQDNQSFSSYGVVRALHAQRAPYAQAKLVRVLQGEVLDIAVDARLDSPTFGQHFAIHLSAENQLQLFIPRGFLHGYITLSKTSVFFYKCDQFYHKQAECGVMYNDSDLGIDWKVPPADRILSEKDLVLPRFNEVYKKTL
- the rfbD gene encoding dTDP-4-dehydrorhamnose reductase; this encodes MEKVLVFGAKGQLGSCLQDAIQGSPWQSQTVFYDSSACDVTKEEDLTKAFKEVAPTYVINCAAYTAVDKAEEETLKAFEVNAKAPECMARLCREYNTVLIHISTDFVFDGHQDMPYKEEVIPNPLNVYGTSKWEGEQRISSTWHKHYIIRTSWLYSIYPPNFVHSVLRLAKERNKLTVVADQQGIPTYAPDLAAMLLLVLESKHLPFGIYHYANKGIASWYTFATAILKMAGSNIPVTPITSEQFPAKAIRPKYSVLDTSKIESELALTIPNWEVSLKRCMDRLKESLN
- a CDS encoding RNA polymerase sigma factor, which encodes MNFVLLFSYFFVLKVKDIIIERIKKGDKSAFELLYQEYYERLCIYLMSYSSDKEKIEDSVQDIFIDLWNKRHTLSIQSSLNSYLYKAAYNQLMEKYRMEKRNDKMLSSYYHTAVMLAVETDPSIKSDKLTKLNQCIEALPEKCKEVFVQNKIVGLKYQLVAEKLGVSIKTVEGHITRAYSYLKDCLKRAV
- a CDS encoding FecR family protein, coding for MDNRRADTLIYKLIQNTLDKDESKDLYEWLQNEDNLNYFNEFVEVNHLTNSLASYPYKDSLSEVLTKLDTENRKTSFKPYYKYAIASAMVLLFGLMYFLNRDDLKIDANQLVTSPIQIGTDKAILTLEDGSEVALEKGKDFKTTTANSDGEKIVYQDDSSESAAVVYNSLTVPRGGQYTIELADGTKVWLNSDTKLKYPTSFVDGKSREVFLEYGEAFFIVSPSSAHQGAPFKVLSSKQVIEVVGTEFNIRDYRDEDATLTTLAEGKIKILNERDSLVLSPGQQAKIQNNQATFNVSDVEVAPVIGWVEGTFSFKKESLEDIAKSLGRWYDVNVVIQNKKLLQVTFSGVIKKSTKIEVVLETIVNSSDVEVYEIKGKTVYLK
- a CDS encoding SusC/RagA family TonB-linked outer membrane protein — its product is MKNKLMMASFLLESELLKIIMKTFLFLFSTVVFGLTPINALTQNAKVFIKENNTLSVDEIFDLIKSQTEYTFVYQDGLFDGLPKVQLEKGTIRTKDLLDKALLKGNYLFDQQNNIIQLTKSSEELNAAFQRIITGKVTDSQGIGIPGVNVINGQQGTATDMDGNFVVNAKQGDVLVFSFIGFTTQKITVGDQATINVILAEEIAALDEVVLLGYGKTSNEQMTGAATKIDTKTLYTTQNVSYADALIGIVPGLLVQESFNNPDTPPSILLRGVGSINADTEPLIVIDGIQMPQGFSSSAINVADVDGITILKDAAATSIYGSRGANGVILVTTKRGVKNNKLQVNFNTRVGFRNTNTSFTKDLMNTSQKLDYEESLGFYASNPALLEERRNSGNQVNWADILIGDEINQSHDISFMGGGEKSSYYSSISYNKVDNIFDTKYQRYTATMRADYEFSEKLKLEVSGNFGNVNNKDRRGVGSPFSNSFLLNPWENVFDESGNPLRTLVFSDGFGIPYNPLFIRENTQVNSVRKNIGGGVNLVYKPLDWLSFNGVIGANYNNYDNLRYENVIVEGGKLTVGKGSNSNYTATFMATVDKMIHKHGVNIVVGHEVNENKSSSLSGTANGFRSDAVKLLSAATNAPTLFEGKSHSGSLSYFSRLNYSFDRTYNLSLSFRRDGSSKFGDNNKYANFWALGASWNLHRDFFKDSKSLSNLKARFSIGTSGNDFIGDFASQSLYQFRINYNGVNTPTLSRGENAFLTWEKSNSTNVGLDVGFFKNRVTASVDYYVRTTKDLLNDVPIPLTSGFGTLVSNIGEFENKGVEVAVSATTIENQDFSWNTTLNFSSNKGKVISLTEDRNLILRGDIAYKEGSPINALYMVNWAGVNPQTGFNQYVDASGNLIDYNTDVRNGNKNEITNLREVSDKTSIPTYHGGITNNFRYKNFDASFLVSFSGGNHIINSGLFQLYNKSSLNQHVNVLNAWKNEGDITNIAVRAVNPFNPTRQVDSDYHASSQFMQDASYIKLKNIVIGYNLKKELVAKLGMEGLRIFAQGQNLFTLTDVDYIDPEYATGTGGIGFSSSIVKGFSFGINANF